From a region of the Bradyrhizobium diazoefficiens genome:
- a CDS encoding nicotinate-nucleotide adenylyltransferase: MSNNFVVPRFPAQAVPPYTEGMRIGLLGGSFNPPHQAHRAISQFALKRLQLDRIWWLVTPGNPLKENGSLHELGERMQAAREVADDPRIEVSCLESVIRTRYTIDTINTLRRRFSGLRFVWIMGADNLAQFHRWQDWRRIAAQVPIAVIDRPPQSFRALASPAARALSRYRLPENKAALLVDRPAPAWVFLTGLKLNLSSTGLRNPDGSWKGTT, from the coding sequence TTGAGCAACAATTTCGTCGTGCCGCGTTTCCCGGCGCAAGCGGTCCCGCCCTACACGGAGGGCATGCGCATCGGCCTGCTCGGCGGCTCGTTCAATCCGCCGCATCAGGCCCATCGTGCCATCAGCCAGTTCGCGCTCAAGCGATTGCAACTCGATCGCATCTGGTGGCTGGTGACCCCCGGTAATCCGCTGAAGGAGAACGGCTCCCTGCATGAGCTCGGCGAGCGCATGCAGGCGGCGCGCGAGGTCGCGGACGATCCGCGCATCGAGGTCAGCTGTCTCGAATCCGTCATCCGTACGCGCTACACTATCGACACGATCAACACCTTGCGCCGCCGCTTCAGCGGCTTGCGCTTTGTCTGGATCATGGGCGCCGACAATCTCGCTCAATTCCATAGGTGGCAGGACTGGCGGCGCATCGCCGCCCAGGTTCCGATCGCGGTCATCGATCGCCCGCCGCAGAGTTTTCGCGCCCTCGCCTCCCCCGCAGCCCGGGCGTTATCGCGCTACCGCCTGCCCGAGAACAAGGCAGCACTGCTTGTGGATCGGCCGGCGCCGGCCTGGGTGTTTCTGACCGGATTGAAGCTGAATCTGTCCTCCACAGGCTTACGGAACCCGGACGGGAGCTGGAAAGGTACGACGTGA
- the rsfS gene encoding ribosome silencing factor, which yields MEAQPDADKTLSLILSRLEDMKAEETVTIDLRGKSAYSDYMIITTGRVNRHVGAIAENVAKGLKENGIKNIHVEGLPNCDWVLIDSGDVIVHVFRPEVREFYNLERLYTQGPGAAKAI from the coding sequence TTGGAGGCGCAACCCGACGCCGACAAGACGCTGAGCCTGATCCTCTCCCGCCTCGAGGACATGAAGGCGGAAGAGACGGTCACCATCGACCTTCGCGGCAAATCGGCGTACTCCGACTACATGATCATCACCACCGGCCGGGTTAACCGGCACGTTGGCGCGATCGCGGAAAACGTCGCCAAGGGCCTCAAGGAAAACGGCATCAAGAACATCCATGTCGAGGGCTTGCCCAATTGCGACTGGGTGCTGATCGATTCCGGCGACGTGATCGTGCACGTGTTCCGACCCGAGGTCCGCGAGTTCTACAATCTCGAGCGATTGTACACCCAGGGGCCAGGGGCGGCGAAGGCGATCTAG
- the rlmH gene encoding 23S rRNA (pseudouridine(1915)-N(3))-methyltransferase RlmH: MRIAVIAVGRLKQGPERELADRYFERFDEAGRKLGFRALSIHEIPESRARDTATRMTEEAAAISAQIPERSILVALDEHGQNLDSTVFARHLARWRDEGTGHTIFMIGGADGLSPELRRKAKLAIAFGSATWPHQMVRVMLLEQLYRAATILAGHPYHRA; the protein is encoded by the coding sequence ATGCGTATTGCCGTCATAGCGGTGGGCCGGCTGAAGCAGGGCCCCGAACGGGAGCTTGCCGACCGCTATTTCGAGCGGTTCGACGAGGCCGGCCGCAAGCTCGGATTCCGCGCGCTCTCGATCCACGAAATCCCCGAAAGCCGGGCACGGGACACCGCGACGCGGATGACCGAGGAGGCCGCGGCGATCTCCGCGCAAATTCCGGAAAGATCGATCCTGGTGGCGCTGGACGAGCACGGCCAGAATCTCGATTCCACCGTATTCGCACGGCATCTGGCGCGCTGGCGGGACGAAGGCACCGGACATACTATCTTCATGATCGGAGGGGCGGACGGACTTTCGCCCGAATTGCGCCGTAAGGCCAAGCTTGCGATCGCGTTCGGCTCTGCGACCTGGCCGCACCAAATGGTCCGCGTCATGCTTCTGGAACAGCTTTACCGGGCCGCCACCATTCTGGCCGGCCACCCCTATCACCGCGCGTGA
- a CDS encoding peptidoglycan DD-metalloendopeptidase family protein, with product MRAPILNLLLIANVAGASLAQAQTAVPTPQTAAVSPDAIKQREQELEAARARQKSAEEAQAKLKAEIASLGQDRTQLNQQLIDTAANVRAVETKIDDTEARLRNLNGREQEMRTSLDSRRADIVEVLAALQRAGRRTPPALLVRPEDALQSLRTAMLLGAVVPELRSRAERIAGELGDLVALRKAIATERDQLASDRDRVRSDQTRLAALVDERQRQQAAREKDLDAENSRAIMLSKQVGDLQGLITKMEQDLQSAARAAEKAAEAARQAEAKAAASLKSGPGAFKDRSRTAPAIAFASAKGLLPLPVNGNKIRDFGGSDGVGGVQKGISLATKPGSQVTTPCDGWVVYSGPFRSYGQLLILNAGGGYHVLIAGMERISVNIGQFVLTGEPVATMGSTSQVASILATNASQPVLYVEFRKDGTPIDPGPWWAANEGEKVRG from the coding sequence ATGCGCGCGCCGATTCTCAACCTGCTGCTGATCGCCAATGTCGCCGGCGCAAGCCTCGCGCAAGCCCAGACGGCAGTGCCGACGCCGCAGACCGCAGCCGTTTCGCCCGATGCCATCAAGCAGCGCGAGCAGGAGCTGGAAGCCGCGCGCGCCAGGCAGAAGAGCGCAGAAGAAGCGCAGGCCAAGCTCAAGGCCGAGATCGCCTCGCTCGGCCAGGATCGCACTCAGCTCAATCAGCAACTGATCGACACCGCCGCCAATGTTCGCGCTGTGGAGACCAAGATCGACGACACCGAAGCGCGGCTGCGAAACCTGAACGGCCGCGAGCAGGAGATGCGCACTTCGCTGGATTCGCGCCGCGCCGACATCGTCGAGGTGCTGGCGGCGCTGCAGCGGGCCGGGCGGCGCACGCCGCCCGCGCTGCTGGTACGGCCTGAAGATGCGCTGCAATCGCTGCGCACGGCGATGCTGCTCGGCGCCGTGGTGCCGGAGTTGCGCAGCCGCGCCGAAAGGATCGCGGGCGAGCTCGGCGACCTCGTGGCCTTGCGCAAGGCCATCGCCACCGAGCGCGACCAGCTCGCCTCCGACCGCGACAGGGTCCGCAGCGACCAGACCCGGCTCGCGGCCCTCGTCGACGAGCGGCAGCGCCAGCAGGCCGCGCGTGAAAAGGACCTCGATGCCGAGAACTCGCGCGCCATCATGCTCTCAAAGCAGGTCGGCGATCTCCAGGGGCTGATCACCAAGATGGAGCAGGACCTGCAAAGCGCCGCCAGGGCAGCCGAGAAGGCTGCCGAGGCCGCAAGGCAGGCCGAAGCGAAGGCGGCTGCCAGCCTTAAGTCCGGCCCGGGCGCATTCAAGGACCGGTCCCGGACCGCCCCCGCGATTGCCTTCGCCTCGGCCAAGGGCCTCCTGCCGCTTCCGGTTAACGGTAACAAGATCAGGGATTTCGGCGGCTCCGACGGCGTCGGCGGGGTCCAGAAGGGCATTTCCCTGGCCACCAAGCCCGGCTCCCAGGTCACGACGCCGTGTGATGGCTGGGTGGTCTATTCCGGCCCGTTCCGCAGCTATGGACAACTCTTGATCCTCAATGCCGGGGGCGGGTATCATGTCCTGATCGCCGGGATGGAGCGCATTTCGGTCAACATCGGACAGTTTGTGCTCACGGGGGAGCCAGTCGCGACCATGGGGTCGACTTCTCAAGTCGCTTCCATTCTCGCGACGAACGCGAGTCAACCTGTGCTGTATGTCGAGTTCCGTAAGGACGGCACTCCAATCGATCCAGGCCCATGGTGGGCCGCAAATGAAGGCGAGAAGGTTCGCGGATGA
- a CDS encoding S41 family peptidase yields MMRKTSVILLSAATGAALTLFVTQPRAVFMGSSARAATADTYRQLNLFGDVFERVRSDYVEKPDDTKLIESAISGMLTGLDPHSSYMDAKSFRDMQVQTRGEFGGLGIEVTMEDGLIKVVSPIDDTPASRAGVMANDIITSLDDEAVQGLTLNQAVEKMRGPVNTKIKLKIIRKGQDNPIDVTLVRDNIRVRSVRARVEADDIAYIRITTFNEQTTEGLKREVGNLSNQIGDKLKGYIIDLRNNPGGLLEEAVTVSDSFLEKGEIVSTRGRNAEETQRRTAHAGDLTKGKPVIVLINGGSASASEIVAGALQDHKRATIVGTRSFGKGSVQTIIPLGSGNGALRLTTARYYTPSGKSIQAKGIVPDIEVLQDVPDELKARTDTKGEASLRGHLKNDGDEKTGSQSYVPPDAKDDKALKLADDLLHGIKNSASAAPASGGDNKTTTDKPKAAN; encoded by the coding sequence ATGATGCGCAAGACTTCAGTAATCCTCCTCAGCGCGGCCACCGGTGCGGCGCTGACGCTGTTCGTGACCCAGCCGCGCGCGGTGTTCATGGGCTCGAGCGCGCGAGCTGCCACCGCGGACACCTATCGCCAGCTCAATCTGTTCGGCGACGTCTTCGAGCGCGTGCGCTCCGACTATGTCGAAAAGCCCGACGACACCAAGCTGATCGAATCCGCCATCAGCGGCATGCTCACCGGTCTCGATCCGCATTCGAGCTACATGGACGCCAAGAGCTTCCGCGACATGCAGGTTCAGACGCGTGGTGAGTTCGGCGGTCTCGGCATCGAGGTCACGATGGAAGACGGCCTCATCAAGGTGGTATCGCCGATCGACGACACACCGGCTTCGCGTGCCGGTGTCATGGCCAACGACATCATCACCAGTCTCGACGACGAGGCGGTGCAGGGGCTGACCCTGAACCAGGCGGTCGAGAAGATGCGGGGCCCGGTCAACACCAAGATCAAGCTCAAGATCATCCGCAAGGGCCAGGACAATCCGATCGACGTCACCCTGGTGCGCGACAACATCCGTGTCCGCTCGGTGCGCGCCCGCGTCGAGGCCGACGACATCGCCTATATCCGCATCACCACCTTCAACGAGCAGACCACCGAAGGCCTGAAGCGCGAGGTCGGCAATCTCTCGAATCAGATCGGCGACAAGCTCAAGGGCTACATCATCGACCTCCGCAACAACCCCGGCGGCCTGCTCGAGGAAGCGGTCACCGTCTCCGACTCCTTCCTGGAGAAGGGCGAGATCGTGTCGACCCGCGGCCGCAATGCCGAGGAGACCCAGCGCCGCACCGCGCATGCGGGCGACCTGACCAAGGGCAAGCCGGTCATCGTGCTTATCAATGGCGGCTCGGCCTCGGCGTCGGAAATCGTCGCCGGCGCGCTGCAGGACCATAAGCGCGCAACCATCGTCGGCACGCGCTCGTTCGGCAAGGGCTCGGTGCAGACCATCATTCCGCTCGGAAGCGGCAACGGCGCATTGCGGCTGACCACGGCGCGCTACTACACACCGTCGGGCAAGTCGATCCAGGCCAAGGGCATCGTTCCCGACATCGAAGTGCTTCAGGACGTGCCGGACGAGCTGAAGGCGCGCACCGACACCAAGGGCGAAGCTTCGCTGCGCGGCCATCTCAAGAACGACGGCGACGAGAAGACCGGCTCGCAGTCCTACGTCCCGCCGGACGCCAAGGACGACAAGGCGCTCAAGCTCGCCGACGACCTGCTCCACGGCATCAAGAACAGCGCCTCCGCCGCGCCTGCGTCCGGCGGCGACAACAAGACCACGACCGACAAGCCCAAAGCGGCGAACTAA
- a CDS encoding divergent polysaccharide deacetylase family protein: MTETADDLSAPLGQDKPRRKRRLRLPFTAMQALAGLLGLFLVTFAGFAIFNKDPLGGEPMTRIAIREKGAGKATDEKPAAGHGQDGKKDNKHDSQEAPKQAASGEQKTVTMIDGSTGARHDVVIGAGEDAGDKAGAASAPPPVMAGINPKLLEKSRYGMIPVVADGLKPFNVYAADSDRAKAAKMPVVAIVIGGLGVGAAKTTDAIMKLPPAVTLAFTPYGADPGKLAERARAQRHEIFLQIPMEPYDFPDNDPGPQTLLTSLSTDQNMDRLYWHLSRMQGYAGITNFMGARFIATEPAVQPIIREAAKRGLGFFDDGSSPRSIAPQAAASEAMPFGKGDIAIDVVPTPTEIDRALNKLEAAARERGVAVGTASALPVSIERINAWTKTLGDRGILLVPLTTAMLKSKSS, encoded by the coding sequence ATGACTGAAACGGCCGATGATCTGAGCGCCCCGCTCGGACAGGACAAGCCGCGCCGGAAACGCCGGCTGCGGCTGCCGTTCACGGCCATGCAGGCTCTCGCCGGCCTGCTCGGCCTGTTCCTCGTCACCTTTGCCGGCTTTGCCATCTTCAACAAGGATCCGCTCGGCGGCGAGCCGATGACGCGGATCGCCATCCGCGAGAAGGGCGCTGGAAAGGCGACCGACGAGAAGCCGGCCGCCGGCCACGGCCAGGACGGCAAAAAGGACAACAAGCACGACAGCCAGGAAGCGCCGAAGCAGGCCGCTTCCGGCGAGCAGAAGACCGTCACCATGATCGACGGCTCCACCGGTGCGCGCCACGACGTGGTGATCGGCGCCGGCGAGGATGCGGGCGACAAGGCTGGGGCGGCGTCAGCCCCGCCGCCCGTCATGGCCGGGATCAATCCGAAACTGCTGGAGAAGTCACGCTACGGCATGATCCCGGTGGTCGCCGACGGGCTGAAGCCGTTCAACGTCTATGCGGCGGACTCCGACCGCGCCAAGGCTGCCAAGATGCCGGTGGTTGCCATCGTGATCGGCGGGCTCGGCGTCGGCGCCGCCAAGACCACGGACGCCATCATGAAGCTGCCGCCGGCGGTCACGCTGGCCTTCACGCCCTACGGCGCCGATCCCGGCAAGCTCGCCGAACGGGCGCGCGCGCAGCGCCACGAGATCTTCCTCCAGATCCCGATGGAGCCCTACGACTTCCCGGACAACGACCCGGGACCGCAGACGCTGCTGACCTCGCTCAGCACCGACCAGAACATGGACCGCCTGTACTGGCACCTCAGCCGGATGCAGGGCTATGCCGGCATCACCAATTTCATGGGCGCCCGCTTCATCGCAACGGAGCCGGCGGTGCAGCCGATCATCCGCGAGGCGGCCAAGCGCGGCCTCGGCTTCTTCGACGACGGCTCCTCGCCCCGCAGTATCGCGCCGCAGGCTGCGGCGAGCGAGGCCATGCCTTTCGGCAAGGGCGACATTGCGATCGACGTGGTGCCGACCCCGACCGAGATCGACCGCGCGCTGAACAAGCTCGAAGCGGCGGCGCGCGAGCGCGGCGTGGCCGTCGGCACCGCCTCCGCGCTTCCCGTTTCGATCGAGCGCATCAATGCCTGGACCAAGACATTGGGCGACCGGGGTATCCTTTTGGTGCCATTGACAACCGCGATGCTGAAATCAAAATCCAGCTAA
- a CDS encoding RNA pyrophosphohydrolase, producing the protein MARYEDLPYRTCVGVMLINTKGLVFIGRRAGGIEHVDDTHVWQMPQGGVDPGEDTWEAAKRELYEETSVRSVERLGEVPDWLTYDIPRTVAGRAWKGRYRGQRQKWYAVRFTGKDSEINVEQPGGGGHKAEFVSWRWEPMQNLTGLIIPFKRPVYERVVKEFSALADQ; encoded by the coding sequence ATGGCGCGTTACGAGGATCTGCCCTACCGGACCTGCGTCGGAGTGATGCTGATTAACACGAAGGGCCTGGTGTTCATCGGCCGCCGCGCAGGCGGCATCGAACATGTCGATGACACCCATGTCTGGCAGATGCCGCAAGGCGGCGTCGATCCCGGCGAAGACACCTGGGAGGCCGCCAAGCGTGAACTCTATGAGGAGACCAGCGTGCGCTCGGTCGAGCGGCTCGGCGAGGTCCCGGACTGGCTCACTTACGACATTCCGCGCACGGTCGCCGGGCGCGCCTGGAAGGGCCGCTACCGCGGCCAGCGCCAGAAATGGTACGCGGTGCGCTTCACCGGCAAGGATAGCGAGATCAACGTCGAACAGCCCGGCGGCGGCGGCCACAAGGCCGAATTCGTGAGCTGGCGCTGGGAGCCGATGCAAAATCTGACCGGGCTGATCATTCCCTTCAAGCGCCCGGTCTATGAGCGCGTGGTGAAGGAATTTTCCGCGCTGGCCGACCAATAA
- a CDS encoding RNA pyrophosphohydrolase, with product MTDQKPYRPNVGIALFNADGRVLIGHRFKGDGPEIILPGLDWQMPQGGVDEGENLLDAAMRELWEETSVVSADYLGETDWLSYEFPPFDGPQTHRLAKFRGQRQKWFALRFTGKDDEIDPLTPRNDQPAEFDAWRWERLDRVADLVVPFRRDVYRAVAGQFAPFGTQNCENNPMHSRTGLKS from the coding sequence ATGACCGATCAAAAGCCGTATCGCCCCAACGTGGGGATTGCCCTGTTCAATGCCGACGGCCGCGTGCTGATCGGCCACCGTTTCAAGGGCGACGGGCCCGAGATCATCCTGCCGGGACTCGACTGGCAGATGCCGCAAGGCGGCGTCGACGAGGGCGAGAACCTGCTCGATGCCGCGATGCGCGAGCTCTGGGAGGAGACCAGTGTCGTTAGCGCGGACTATCTCGGCGAGACCGACTGGCTCAGCTATGAATTCCCGCCCTTTGATGGCCCGCAGACGCACCGGCTGGCGAAGTTTCGCGGGCAGCGGCAAAAATGGTTCGCGCTGCGCTTCACCGGCAAGGATGACGAGATCGACCCGCTGACGCCGCGCAACGACCAGCCCGCGGAGTTCGACGCCTGGCGCTGGGAGCGCCTCGACCGCGTCGCCGACCTCGTGGTGCCATTCCGCCGCGACGTCTACCGCGCGGTGGCCGGGCAGTTTGCGCCGTTCGGAACCCAAAACTGCGAAAACAACCCCATGCACAGTAGAACGGGGTTGAAATCATGA
- the groL gene encoding chaperonin GroEL (60 kDa chaperone family; promotes refolding of misfolded polypeptides especially under stressful conditions; forms two stacked rings of heptamers to form a barrel-shaped 14mer; ends can be capped by GroES; misfolded proteins enter the barrel where they are refolded when GroES binds), whose product MAAKDVKFSTEARDRMLRGVDTLANAVKVTLGPKGRNVVLEKSFGAPRITKDGVTVAKEIELEDKFENMGAQMVREVASKTSDVAGDGTTTATVLAQSVVKEGAKSVAAGMNPMDLKRGIDLAVEAIVNDLKSHAKKVTANDEIAQVATISANGDTEIGRFLAEAMKKVGNEGVITVEEAKSLNTELEVVEGMQFDRGYISPYFVTNAEKMRAELEDPYILIHEKKLSALQSMLPLLESVVQSGKPLLIIAEDIEGEALATLVVNKLRGGLKIAAVKAPGFGDRRKAMLEDIAILTGGTLIAEDLGIKLENVTLNMLGRAKKVVIDKENTTIVNGAGAKKDIEARVAQIKLQIGETTSDYDREKLQERLAKLAGGVAVIRVGGATEVEVKERKDRVDDAMHATRAAVEEGILPGGGVALLRALKALEHVKTANADQKAGVDIVRRAIQMPARQIVENAGEDGSLVVGRLIENGDYNWGFNAATGEYQDLVRAGVIDPAKVVRTALEDAASIAALLITTEALVAEKPKKAEAPAAPPMDF is encoded by the coding sequence ATGGCTGCCAAGGATGTCAAATTCTCGACGGAAGCCCGCGACCGCATGCTCCGCGGCGTCGATACGCTGGCAAACGCCGTCAAGGTGACGCTCGGACCGAAAGGCCGCAACGTCGTGCTGGAGAAATCGTTCGGGGCGCCGCGCATCACCAAGGACGGTGTCACCGTCGCCAAGGAGATCGAGCTCGAAGACAAGTTCGAGAACATGGGCGCGCAGATGGTGCGCGAGGTCGCGTCCAAGACCAGCGACGTTGCCGGCGATGGCACGACGACTGCGACCGTGCTGGCCCAATCGGTCGTCAAGGAAGGCGCCAAATCGGTTGCGGCGGGCATGAACCCGATGGACCTCAAGCGCGGCATCGACCTGGCAGTCGAGGCGATCGTCAACGACCTCAAATCGCACGCCAAGAAGGTCACCGCGAATGACGAGATCGCCCAGGTCGCAACGATCTCGGCGAACGGCGACACCGAGATCGGCCGCTTTCTCGCCGAGGCCATGAAGAAGGTCGGCAACGAAGGCGTCATCACGGTGGAGGAGGCAAAGAGCCTCAACACGGAGTTGGAGGTGGTCGAGGGCATGCAGTTCGACCGCGGCTATATCTCGCCCTATTTCGTCACCAATGCCGAAAAGATGCGGGCAGAACTCGAAGACCCCTACATCCTGATTCACGAGAAGAAGCTGTCCGCACTGCAATCGATGCTGCCGCTGCTCGAGTCGGTGGTGCAGTCGGGCAAGCCGCTGCTGATCATCGCCGAAGACATCGAAGGCGAAGCGCTGGCGACGCTGGTCGTCAACAAGCTGCGCGGCGGGCTGAAGATCGCGGCCGTCAAGGCGCCGGGCTTCGGCGATCGCCGTAAGGCGATGCTGGAAGACATCGCGATCCTCACCGGCGGCACGTTGATCGCCGAAGATCTCGGCATCAAGCTCGAGAACGTCACGCTCAACATGCTCGGCCGGGCCAAGAAGGTGGTCATCGACAAGGAGAACACGACCATCGTCAACGGCGCCGGGGCCAAGAAGGACATTGAGGCGCGCGTTGCCCAGATCAAGCTGCAGATCGGGGAGACCACTTCGGACTATGATCGCGAGAAGTTGCAGGAGCGGCTTGCCAAGCTCGCCGGCGGCGTGGCCGTCATCCGGGTCGGCGGTGCCACTGAAGTCGAGGTCAAGGAGCGCAAGGATCGGGTCGACGACGCGATGCATGCGACCCGTGCGGCGGTGGAAGAAGGCATCCTGCCCGGCGGCGGGGTGGCGCTGTTGCGCGCGCTCAAGGCGCTTGAACACGTCAAGACCGCCAATGCCGACCAAAAGGCCGGCGTCGACATCGTGCGCCGGGCGATCCAGATGCCGGCCCGCCAGATCGTCGAGAATGCCGGCGAGGACGGTTCGCTGGTGGTCGGCAGGCTGATCGAGAACGGCGACTACAATTGGGGCTTTAACGCCGCGACCGGCGAGTACCAGGATCTGGTGCGAGCCGGCGTGATCGACCCGGCCAAGGTGGTTCGCACAGCCTTGGAGGATGCTGCGTCGATCGCTGCCCTTCTGATCACCACGGAAGCGCTGGTCGCCGAGAAACCGAAAAAGGCGGAAGCCCCGGCCGCGCCGCCGATGGACTTCTGA
- a CDS encoding co-chaperone GroES — MHFRPSHDRVLVRRLDAEERTAGGIIIPDSAKEKPQEGEVIAAGPGGRNEQGQLVPLDVKVGDRVLFGKWSGTEVKIDGKELLIMKESDLLGVVEKTAATKKAA; from the coding sequence ATGCATTTCCGTCCATCGCATGATCGTGTGCTGGTGCGGCGCCTCGATGCCGAGGAGAGGACTGCCGGCGGCATCATCATTCCGGATAGCGCGAAGGAAAAGCCGCAGGAGGGCGAGGTGATCGCCGCCGGGCCGGGTGGCCGCAACGAACAGGGCCAGTTGGTGCCGCTCGACGTCAAGGTCGGCGACCGGGTGCTGTTCGGCAAATGGTCCGGCACGGAGGTGAAGATCGACGGCAAAGAACTTCTCATCATGAAGGAGAGCGATCTGCTGGGCGTGGTCGAGAAGACCGCCGCGACGAAGAAGGCCGCGTGA
- a CDS encoding glycosyltransferase family 4 protein, whose protein sequence is MRIAQIAPLFESVPPRLYGGTERVVSWLTEELVRQGHQVTLFASQDSITSAELVACTNRALRLDPDVRDAIPHQMVMLDKVRERADEFDILHFHTDYLHFPLFRSQRGRMLTTLHGRQDLPDHMPFYRRFSDMPLVSISNAQRAPLSGANFVATVYHGLPLDLHTPSFSPKGGYLAFLGRISPEKRPDRAIAIARAAGLPLKIAAKVDKADQAYFRDVIAPMLNEPGIEFIGEINESAKSEFLGQAAALLFPIDWPEPFGLVVIEAMACATPVLAFRCGSVPEIVDDGLTGRIVSDLDEAVRAIPGLLALDRKAVRARFEERFSSARMATEYSRIYQRMLRSVTVSSGYRQSLRVRPPSMDTAPEASPTAA, encoded by the coding sequence TCGAGAGCGTCCCGCCCCGGCTTTATGGAGGAACGGAGCGGGTGGTTTCGTGGCTGACCGAGGAGCTGGTGCGACAGGGTCACCAGGTGACGCTGTTCGCGAGCCAGGACTCCATCACCTCGGCCGAGCTCGTTGCCTGCACCAATCGCGCCCTGCGCCTCGATCCCGATGTCCGGGATGCTATTCCCCATCAGATGGTCATGCTCGACAAGGTGCGCGAGCGCGCCGATGAGTTCGACATCCTGCACTTCCACACCGACTATCTGCATTTTCCGCTGTTCCGGTCCCAGCGCGGCCGCATGCTGACCACATTGCACGGCCGGCAGGATTTGCCGGACCACATGCCGTTCTACCGCCGGTTTTCAGACATGCCGCTGGTTTCGATTTCGAACGCGCAACGGGCGCCGCTGTCAGGGGCGAACTTCGTGGCGACGGTCTACCACGGCCTTCCGCTCGATCTGCACACCCCAAGCTTCAGCCCGAAAGGCGGTTATCTGGCGTTTCTCGGCCGCATCTCACCGGAGAAGCGTCCCGACCGCGCGATTGCAATTGCGCGGGCGGCCGGGCTTCCGCTCAAGATAGCTGCCAAGGTCGACAAGGCCGACCAAGCCTATTTTCGCGATGTCATCGCGCCGATGCTGAACGAGCCGGGAATCGAGTTCATCGGTGAGATCAACGAGAGCGCCAAAAGCGAATTTCTCGGCCAAGCGGCAGCACTGCTCTTTCCGATCGACTGGCCGGAGCCTTTCGGCCTGGTCGTGATCGAAGCCATGGCCTGCGCGACGCCGGTGCTCGCCTTCCGTTGCGGATCGGTCCCGGAAATCGTCGACGACGGACTGACCGGCCGTATCGTGTCCGACCTCGATGAGGCGGTGCGGGCCATTCCCGGATTGCTGGCGCTCGACCGCAAAGCCGTCCGCGCCCGGTTCGAGGAACGTTTCTCATCCGCTCGCATGGCGACGGAGTATAGCCGGATCTACCAGAGGATGCTTCGCAGCGTTACGGTCAGCTCCGGCTATCGGCAATCGCTCCGCGTTCGGCCGCCCTCCATGGATACCGCTCCGGAAGCATCGCCCACGGCCGCGTAA